A genomic region of Dunckerocampus dactyliophorus isolate RoL2022-P2 chromosome 8, RoL_Ddac_1.1, whole genome shotgun sequence contains the following coding sequences:
- the gpr84 gene encoding G-protein coupled receptor 84 produces MLLNLTNQTETEDGFSCFSPSVEAYRYFAVLWGCCVTVTGTVGNLMTVLAFVSDSQLRTRFNVLIVNLAVADLLYCTVLQPISVDSYLHLRWRSGELWCRTFGLLLFLSNSVSIITLCLVAVSRYLLVDKRAVFDRVFSNRGLIFLLMATWALGLSSFLPLWSVYVFVPQVCTCSFHRVRGRPYTTILLFSYFFLGLGCVGTFYLLIYRRIRVASKALLRYRLSRRSSKRNAPPAPETDDSGVESSMPTCSSELSSHGDSSVQKSQHKPTEQLKANKPNPDVVIKAPASPPAPTTAGSGEDSEFKRVTRMCFAVFLCFVFCFVPFLILNIVDKRGSAPQVLHMLCANLTWLNSCINPILYAVMNRQFRKAYHVLLTKAASPLACLWVKSS; encoded by the coding sequence ATGCTGCTGAACCTCACCAACCAAACGGAAACAGAGGACGGCTTCTCCTGCTTCAGTCCTTCGGTAGAAGCGTACCGCTACTTTGCCGTGCTGTGGGGATGTTGCGTCACCGTCACTGGCACGGTGGGGAACCTGATGACCGTTCTGGCGTTTGTGTCAGACTCGCAACTGAGGACCCGCTTCAACGTGCTCATTGTCAACCTGGCTGTGGCGGACCTCCTGTACTGCACCGTACTGCAGCCCATCTCCGTCGACTCCTATCTCCACCTCCGATGGCGCAGCGGCGAGCTCTGGTGCAGGACCTTCGGcctgctcctcttcctctccaaCTCCGTCTCCATTATCACCCTCTGCTTGGTAGCTGTCAGTCGATACTTGCTGGTAGACAAGAGGGCCGTTTTTGACCGTGTTTTCTCAAACCGTGGACTCATTTTCCTCCTGATGGCGACGTGGGCGCTCGGCCtgtccagcttcctcccactcTGGTCCGTTTACGTGTTTGTGCCTCAGGTGTGCACATGCAGCTTCCATCGAGTCAGGGGCCGCCCCTACACCACCATTCTGCTCTtttcctacttctttttgggATTGGGCTGCGTCGGCACCTTCTATCTCCTCATTTACCGACGTATCCGCGTTGCATCCAAGGCCTTGCTCCGCTACAGGCTCAGCCGGCGGTCTTCCAAGAGGAACGCCCCTCCGGCACCAGAGACGGACGACAGCGGTGTGGAGAGTAGCATGCCCACTTGCAGCAGTGAGCTGAGCAGCCACGGTGACAGTTCTGTCCAAAAATCACAGCACAAACCCACAGAGCAACTGAAAGCTAACAAGCCCAACCCCGACGTTGTCATTAAGGCACCTGCAAGCCCCCCCGCGCCCACCACCGCAGGTTCAGGAGAGGATTCCGAATTTAAGCGTGTGACGCGCATGTGTTTTGCGGTTTTCCTGTGTTTCGTCTTTTgctttgtccccttcctgatacTCAACATTGTGGATAAACGGGGCAGTGCCCCCCAGGTGCTGCATATGTTGTGTGCAAACCTCACCTGGCTCAACAGCTGTATCAACCCCATCCTCTACGCTGTCATGAATCGGCAGTTCCGAAAGGCCTACCACGTGCTGCTCACCAAGGCAGCGTCGCCCCTGGCATGCCTCTGGGTGAAAAGCTCTTAA